A single Triticum dicoccoides isolate Atlit2015 ecotype Zavitan chromosome 2A, WEW_v2.0, whole genome shotgun sequence DNA region contains:
- the LOC119356528 gene encoding uncharacterized RNA-binding protein C17H9.04c-like, which produces MEKVMMSRKPGDWSCRSCQYLNFCKRDACQRCGEAKLGAERPDYAAMGGSWEVKPGDWYCGCCGVNNYANRASCFKCSAARTDSAAVAHNWGFNAAGQAGWKAGDWICPRLDCNVQNYANRTECFRCNAPKSYYG; this is translated from the exons ATGGAGAAGGTGATGATGAGCAGGAAGCCGGGTGACTGGAGTTGCAGGTCGTGCCAGTACCTCAACTTCTGCAAACGGGACGCTTGCCAGCGGTGCGGCGAGGCTAAGCTGGGCGCTGAGCGGCCGGACTACGCGGCCATGGGCGGCAGCTGGGAAGTCAAGCCCGGCGATTGGTACTGCGGCTGCTGCGGCGTCAATAACTACGCCAATCGCGCCAGCTGCTTCAAGTGCAGCGCCGCAAGGACAGACTCCGCCGCCGTGGCGCACAACTGGGGGTTCAACGCCGCTGGCCAGGCCGGCTGGAAGGCCGGCGACTGGATCTGCCCCAG ACTGGATTGTAACGTGCAAAACTACGCCAACAGAACCGAGTGCTTCCGCTGCAATGCGCCCAAATCATACTATG GTTAA